One stretch of Ostrinia nubilalis chromosome 11, ilOstNubi1.1, whole genome shotgun sequence DNA includes these proteins:
- the LOC135076030 gene encoding protein Aster-A-like isoform X2 — MNVDKYQVFYSQWDSMWRVLILKNVSRPPSPSVRALEPGLDTLDNDKGSNSSLHLPSNSDSASVSSATDLVTVINAGKGDNPKVQITSPAGARGADGTARSKKKSWYNALYPTYKSKSDDFKRLFKDLPDDERLIVGQYTATTLPAVTRQEELVQRAVSHLQEQVRRLQAAVQGLA, encoded by the exons ATGAACGTAGACAAATACCAGGTTTTCTATTCCCAGTGGGACTCCATGTGGAGAGTGCTCATTTTAAA AAACGTGTCCAGGCCTCCATCCCCATCAGTGCGTGCCCTAGAACCCGGCTTGGACACCTTAGACAATGACAAg GGCAGCAACTCGTCCTTGCACCTGCCGTCGAACTCGGACTCGGCGTCGGTGTCCAGCGCCACTGACCTCGTCACCGTCATCAACGCCGGCAAGGGAGACAACCCCAAG GTACAGATCACATCTCCCGCAGGGGCGCGGGGGGCAGACGGAACCGCGCGTTCCAAGAAGAAGAGCTGGTACAACGCGCTGTATCCCACCTACAAGAGCAAGTCCGACGACTTCAAGCGGCTGTTCAAGGACTTGCCTGACGATGAGAGGCTCATTGTAGGTCAGTATACCGCCACAACTCTTCCAGCAGTAACTAGACAAGAAGAGCTGGTACAACGCGCTGTATCCCACCTACAAGAGCAAGTCCGACGACTTCAAGCGGCTGTTCAAGGACTTGCCTGA
- the LOC135076036 gene encoding ribosome biogenesis protein BMS1 homolog, which produces MADESAFDKKKAHRAKRAGRKADKKKKKNQIDTSNLSARQRNPKAFAIQSAVRAERQFRRREDVIAKKQHIPQVDKTPLEPPPIIVAVVGPPRVGKTTLINNLIKSFIKTNVTSTNGPITIVTSKKRRITLIECNNDINSMIDIAKCADLVLLLCDASFGFEMEIFEFLNICQVHGMPKIMGVLTHLDMIKNAKTLKMTKKTLKHRFWTEVYQGAKLFYLSGIVHGEYLRNEIKNLARFISVMKFRPLSWRMTHSYVLADRMEDATNQETIRKDPKVNRDVILYGYVRGVPLMKETMVHIAGVGDMKVGELSYLPDPCPLPSSEKKRHLMERERQIYAPFSGVGGIVYDKDAVYIELQGSHSHKQEDEETNEKKALLKNVVETTETIDEQMQESGFKLFSGGAVIYPDMLKNDEYLQQNKKNQPESSDDSDSEEEGSDSEHDSGIDQSEKEANKADKMPWDNSGEEGEDKDDDDGKDSKSQSENEDSENEQDFGNKWKEKLGGKATEAYFERQKTSRNIMKLVYGEFEIGNKTKEQKEVSDDESDEEEIGGLFKKVTATQKKKLKEKERLDMDECSFFYSLDKPNIRDWSTDANKQYLINSFVTGKRSADEDASELLKLDDASDGDDEELFGDFEDLETGEKHSAEDKEKTSDTEEVETGTKRKAEPTKSEILDKKMKLKAKFDAEYDNPDDHRIKGDHSYYENLKAEALKQSELNKSVFENLDEGLRIEVEGFRPGLYVRMMFKNVPSEFVTNFDSSYPILIGSLNMAEQNIGFVSCKVKKHRWYKKILKTNDPLIISLGWRRFQTLPIYSKIEDDLKCRYLKYTPEHVTCNMHFYGPVTPQNTGFLALQTVNNNSNEIKKLGFRIAATGSVNEINKSTQIVKKLKLVGTPLKIYKKTAFIQDMFTSTLEVAKFEGARIKTVSGIRGQIKKALNKPEGAFRATFEDKILMSDIIFCRTWFKVDVTKFYAPVVNLLLPVGDKNAWQGMKTKGQLKRERNIKSDANTDSMYTEVKREQKVFKPLVIPKELQKGLPYKFKPKEKSTTLSGNNPKDQLKNRIAVIKNPYEQKVSNVMKMIKTNFEKKKEVQKEATQERLSKHKKQMEAEEWRRLKRQKELKKKICRQLSKMGNKKKPQM; this is translated from the exons ATGGCAGACGAAAGTGCATTTGATAAGAAGAAAGCCCACCGGGCAAAACGAGCCGGAAGAAAGGCagacaaaaagaaaaagaagaaccAAATCGATACATCTAACCTAAGTGCTCGTCAAAGAAATCCGAAAGCTTTTGCTATCCAGTCGGCAGTTCGTGCTGAGCGACAGTTCCGCCGCAGAGAAGATGTCATCGCCAAGAAGCAGCACATCCCGCAGGTGGACAAGACCCCGCTGGAACCTCCTCCCATCATCGTCGCCGTGGTCGGTCCTCCTCGCGTCGGGAAGACAACCCTCATCAACAATCTCATAAAAAGCTTCATCAAGACGAATGTCACCAGCACCAACGGGCCAATAACCATCGTCACGTCGAAGAAGCGCCGGATTACTCTGATCGAGTGCAACAACGACATAAACTCGATGATTGATATCGCGAAGTGCGCCGATCTTGTTCTGCTCCTCTGCGACGCTAGTTTCGGCTTCGAAATGGAAATCTTCGAGTTCCTCAACATCTGCCAAGTGCATGGAATGCCAAAGATCATGGGTGTGCTCACCCATCTTGATATGATTAAGAATGCTAAAACATTGAAAATGACTAAGAAAACTCTGAAGCACAGATTTTGGACTGAAGTCTACCAAGGAGCTAAGCTGTTTTATTTGTCTGGTATTGTCCATGGGGAATATCTacgaaatgaaattaaaaatcttGCAAGGTTTATCTCGGTGATGAAGTTCCGACCACTGAGCTGGCGAATGACTCATTCCTACGTGCTTGCGGACAGAATGGAGGATGCTACTAACCAGGAGACCATAAGAAAAGATCCCAAAGTCAACAGAGATGTCATTCTGTATGGATATGTAAGAGGGGTGCCTCTTATGAAAGAAACTATGGTGCACATAGCTG GTGTTGGAGATATGAAAGTCGGTGAACTTTCATACTTACCTGATCCATGTCCATTGCCGAGCAGTGAGAAGAAACGACACCTGATGGAACGAGAAAGGCAGATTTATGCCCCCTTCTCTGGAGTAGGAGGCATTGTCTATGACAAAGATGCAGTTTACATTGAACTCCAGGGATCCCACTCCCACAAGCAAGAGGATGAAGAGACTAATGAGAAGAAGGCACTGCTTAAGAATGTAGTTGAAACAACAGAAACTATTGATGAACAAATGCAGGAGTCTGGTTTCAAACTATTCAGTGGTGGAGCCGTTATTTACCCTGACATGTTGAAGAATGATGAGTACTTACAACAGAACAAAAAGAATCAGCCAGAGAGTTCAGATGATTCGGATTCTGAGGAAGAAGGCTCAGACTCTGAACATGACAGTGGTATTGATCAAAGTGAGAAAGAAGCTAACAAAGCTGATAAAATGCCCTGGGACAACTCGGGAGAAGAAGGCGAAGacaaagatgatgatgatggcaaaGACAGTAAATCTCAAAGTGAAAATGAAGACTCAGAAAATGAGCAAGATTTTGGGAATAAATGGAAAGAAAAATTGGGTGGAAAAGCCACTGAGGCTTATTTTGAAAGGCAGAAAACTTCAAGAAACATTATGAAACTAGTCTATGGAGAATTTGAGattggaaataaaactaaagagCAGAAAGAAGTGTCTGATGATGAAAGTGATGAAGAGGAAATTGGTGGTctgtttaaaaaagtaacagcaACTCAGAAAAAGAAACTCAAGGAAAAAGAAAGGCTGGATATGGATGAATGCTCATTCTTTTATTCATTGGATAAGCCAAATATACGAGATTGGAGTACAGATGCCAATAAACAATACTTGATAAATAGTTTTGTCACTGGCAAAAGATCAGCAGATGAAGATGCGTCAGAACTTCTTAAACTTGATGACGCCAGTGACGGGGACGATGAAGAGTTATTTGGCGACTTTGAAGATTTAGAGACAGGAGAAAAACATTCGGCGGAAGATAAAGAGAAAACTTCAGATACAGAAGAAGTGGAAACTGGCACAAAGCGTAAGGCTGAACCAACTAAATCTGAAATCCTTGATAAAAAGATGAAGTTGAAAGCCAAGTTTGATGCAGAATATGACAACCCTGATGATCACAGAATCAAAGGTGATCATTCATACTACGAAAATTTAAAAGCAGAAGCTTTGAAACAGTCAGAACTTAATAAGTCGGTATTTGAAAATCTTGATGAAGGATTGAGGATAGAAGTAGAAGGTTTCCGGCCTGGTTTGTATGTGAGAATGATGTTCAAGAATGTCCCTTCTGAATTTGTAACCAATTTTGACTCAAGCTATCCAATACTCATTGGATCTTTGAATATGGCTGAACAAAATATTGGTTTTGTTTCTTGTAAAGTCAAAAAGCACAGGTGGTATAAAAAGATCTTGAAAACCAATGACCCCCTTATAATATCTTTGGGTTGGCGTCGATTCCAAACACTACCGATATATTCAAAGATTGAGGATGACTTGAAGTGTAGATATTTGAAATACACACCAGAGCATGTCACCTGTAACATGCATTTTTATGGGCCTGTTACTCCACAGAACACTGGGTTCCTAGCGTTGCAAACTGTGAATAACAACTCAAATGAAATCAAGAAATTAGGATTTAGAATAGCTGCTACAGGCAGTGTCAATGAAATCAACAAATCAACACAGATAGTAAAGAAACTGAAGTTGGTAGGCACACCTCTGAAAATTTACAAGAAAACTGCTTTCATTCAAGACATGTTCACTAGCACTCTAGAAGTAGCAAAATTCGAAGGAGCGAGGATAAAAACGGTATCCGGAATCAGAGGGCAAATTAAAAAAGCCCTGAATAAACCTGAAGGCGCATTCCGAGCGACATTTGAAGACAAAATTCTTATGAGTGACATAATTTTCTGTCGGACGTGGTTCAAAGTGGACGTCACTAAATTTTACGCTCCAGTCGTCAATTTATTGTTACCTGTCGGAGACAAAAACGCTTGGCAGGGCATGAAGACTAAGGGGCAGTTGAAGAGAGAACGCAATATCAAGAGTGACGCAAACACGGATTCAATGTACACAGAGGTAAAAAGGGAACAGAAAGTGTTCAAGCCGTTGGTGATACCCAAAGAGCTGCAGAAAGGATTACCATACAAATTCAAGCCAAAAGAGAAGAGCACGACACTTTCGGGCAACAATCCTAAAGACCAGTTGAAGAACAGGATAGCTGTAATCAAGAATCCATACGAGCAGAAGGTTTCTAACGTAATGAAGATGATCAAGACTAATTTCGAAAAGAAAAAGGAAGTTCAGAAGGAAGCCACACAAGAAAGGCTGAGTAAACACAAGAAACAGATGGAGGCTGAGGAGTGGCGTCGGCTGAAGAGGCAAAAAGAACTGAAAAAGAAGATTTGCAGACAGCTAAGCAAAATGGGTAATAAGAAGAAACCTCAGATGTAG
- the LOC135076030 gene encoding uncharacterized protein LOC135076030 isoform X1 produces MGTSELDSRNITISMRKSVENLVISSQDAIGQSISQALTFSGVITQHANQIIQETRNVSRPPSPSVRALEPGLDTLDNDKGSNSSLHLPSNSDSASVSSATDLVTVINAGKGDNPKVQITSPAGARGADGTARSKKKSWYNALYPTYKSKSDDFKRLFKDLPDDERLIVGQYTATTLPAVTRQEELVQRAVSHLQEQVRRLQAAVQGLA; encoded by the exons ATGGGCACCTCCGAATTAGACAGCCGCAACATCACAATTTCCAT GAGAAAATCAGTTGAGAATCTGGTGATCTCGTCTCAAGACGCCATCGGGCAGAGCATCAGTCAAGCCCTCACATTCTCTGGAGTCATCACACAGCACGCCAACCAAATTATACAGGAAACCAG AAACGTGTCCAGGCCTCCATCCCCATCAGTGCGTGCCCTAGAACCCGGCTTGGACACCTTAGACAATGACAAg GGCAGCAACTCGTCCTTGCACCTGCCGTCGAACTCGGACTCGGCGTCGGTGTCCAGCGCCACTGACCTCGTCACCGTCATCAACGCCGGCAAGGGAGACAACCCCAAG GTACAGATCACATCTCCCGCAGGGGCGCGGGGGGCAGACGGAACCGCGCGTTCCAAGAAGAAGAGCTGGTACAACGCGCTGTATCCCACCTACAAGAGCAAGTCCGACGACTTCAAGCGGCTGTTCAAGGACTTGCCTGACGATGAGAGGCTCATTGTAGGTCAGTATACCGCCACAACTCTTCCAGCAGTAACTAGACAAGAAGAGCTGGTACAACGCGCTGTATCCCACCTACAAGAGCAAGTCCGACGACTTCAAGCGGCTGTTCAAGGACTTGCCTGA